From the Streptomyces sp. Tu 2975 genome, one window contains:
- a CDS encoding molybdopterin molybdotransferase MoeA, translating to MTGHDSQAAAAAGNEQPPVPSPGAPPPDTGDLDGVDEALALVGPRPGDRTGPAADPSPSAGHAPGPHRGRAAAWPAARTRAAQAGHPAAPRTHRVPLGEALGQVLAEPLTALCDLPSFDTSAMDGWAVAGPGPWRLQGDDSILAGHGDSGPLPDGTAVRIATGARIPPETTAVIRSEHARVDPAAHQLHADREVVPGQDIRPRGQECRTGDRLLPALAVVTPPVLGLAAAAGYDELVAFARPRVEILVLGDELLTSSLPHDGLIRDALGPMIGPWLRALGAEVLATRRLGDDAEALHRAVTTSEADVVVTTGGTAAGPVDHVHPVLRKAGGELLVDQVAVRPGHPMLLARLAPGKYLVGLPGNPLAAVSGLLTLAEPLLRGLAGRPAPAPYSAPVKDEVHGHPHDTRLVPVVHRDDQLVPLHYNGPAMLRGVAAADGLAVIPPGGARAGDELEVLDLPWTTWAPWTPSDAGRCFT from the coding sequence ATGACCGGTCACGATAGCCAGGCCGCGGCAGCGGCCGGCAACGAGCAGCCGCCGGTTCCCTCCCCCGGCGCTCCCCCGCCCGACACGGGCGACCTGGACGGTGTCGACGAAGCCCTGGCCCTGGTCGGTCCGAGGCCGGGTGACCGAACCGGCCCGGCCGCCGACCCGTCCCCTTCCGCCGGGCACGCCCCCGGCCCGCATCGCGGCCGTGCCGCCGCATGGCCCGCGGCACGGACCCGGGCCGCACAGGCCGGCCACCCCGCCGCCCCCCGGACCCACCGCGTGCCGCTGGGCGAGGCCCTGGGCCAGGTGCTCGCCGAGCCGCTCACGGCGCTGTGCGACCTTCCCTCCTTCGACACCTCCGCCATGGACGGCTGGGCGGTCGCGGGCCCGGGGCCCTGGAGGCTCCAGGGTGACGACTCGATCCTCGCCGGCCACGGCGACAGCGGGCCGCTGCCCGACGGCACGGCGGTACGGATCGCCACCGGAGCGCGCATCCCACCGGAGACCACCGCCGTCATCCGCAGCGAGCACGCCCGGGTGGACCCTGCCGCGCACCAGCTCCATGCCGATCGTGAGGTGGTCCCCGGACAGGACATCCGGCCCCGTGGCCAGGAGTGCCGGACGGGTGACCGACTGCTGCCGGCCCTGGCCGTGGTGACACCACCGGTGCTCGGGCTCGCAGCGGCCGCGGGGTACGACGAGCTGGTCGCGTTCGCCCGCCCTCGCGTGGAGATCCTCGTGCTGGGCGACGAGCTGCTCACCTCCTCCCTCCCCCACGACGGCCTGATCCGTGACGCCCTCGGGCCGATGATCGGCCCGTGGCTGCGTGCCCTCGGCGCGGAAGTACTGGCCACACGCCGTCTCGGCGACGACGCGGAGGCCCTCCACCGGGCGGTCACCACCTCAGAGGCGGACGTCGTCGTCACCACCGGCGGTACGGCAGCAGGCCCCGTCGACCATGTCCATCCGGTCCTGCGGAAGGCGGGGGGGGAGCTGCTGGTCGACCAGGTCGCCGTACGGCCCGGCCACCCGATGCTGCTGGCGCGGCTTGCTCCGGGGAAGTACCTGGTGGGCCTGCCGGGCAATCCCCTGGCCGCCGTGTCCGGTCTTCTGACGCTGGCCGAGCCGCTGCTGCGTGGCCTCGCGGGCCGGCCCGCTCCCGCGCCGTACAGCGCCCCGGTGAAGGACGAGGTGCACGGCCACCCGCACGACACCCGGCTCGTACCCGTCGTGCACCGGGACGACCAGTTGGTCCCCCTGCACTACAACGGCCCGGCGATGCTCCGAGGCGTCGCGGCCGCGGACGGGCTCGCCGTCATCCCGCCGGGGGGCGCGAGAGCCGGTGACGAGCTGGAGGTTCTCGACCTGCCCTGGACCACTTGGGCGCCTTGGACTCCCTCGGACGCGGGAAGGTGTTTCACGTGA
- a CDS encoding alpha-ketoacid dehydrogenase subunit beta, which translates to MTTAAVKPATMAQALQRAMRDAMAEDPTVHVMGEDVGTLGGVFRVTDGLAKEFGEDRCTDTPLAEAGILGTAVGMAMYGLRPVVEMQFDAFAYPAFEQLISHVARMRNRTKGGMPMPITVRVPYGGGIGGVEHHSDSSEAYYMATPGLHVVTPATVEDAYGLLRASIASDDPVVFLEPKRLYWSKAEWSPEAPAAVEPIGRAVVRRSGRSATLITYGPSVPVCMEAAQAAAAEGWDLEVVDLRSLVPFDDETVCASVRRTGRAVVVHESTGFGGPGGEIAARVTERCFHHLEAPVLRVAGFDIPYPPPMLERHHLPGVDRVLDAVARLQWEAAS; encoded by the coding sequence ATGACCACGGCCGCGGTGAAGCCCGCAACCATGGCCCAGGCCCTGCAGCGCGCGATGCGCGACGCGATGGCCGAGGACCCGACCGTCCATGTCATGGGGGAGGACGTCGGCACGCTCGGCGGCGTCTTCCGGGTCACGGACGGCCTCGCCAAGGAGTTCGGCGAGGACCGCTGCACGGACACTCCGCTGGCCGAGGCGGGCATTCTCGGTACCGCCGTCGGCATGGCGATGTACGGACTGCGGCCGGTCGTGGAGATGCAGTTCGACGCTTTCGCCTATCCGGCGTTCGAGCAGCTCATCAGCCATGTCGCCCGCATGCGCAACCGCACGAAGGGCGGCATGCCGATGCCGATCACCGTGCGGGTGCCGTACGGCGGCGGGATCGGCGGTGTCGAGCACCACAGCGACTCCTCCGAGGCGTACTACATGGCGACCCCGGGCCTGCACGTCGTCACCCCGGCCACGGTCGAGGACGCGTACGGACTGCTCCGTGCCTCCATCGCCTCCGACGACCCTGTCGTCTTCCTCGAGCCCAAGCGGCTGTACTGGTCCAAGGCGGAGTGGTCGCCGGAGGCCCCGGCCGCCGTGGAGCCGATCGGGCGTGCCGTCGTGCGCCGCTCCGGGCGCAGCGCCACGCTCATCACCTACGGACCCTCCGTGCCGGTGTGCATGGAGGCGGCGCAGGCCGCGGCGGCGGAGGGCTGGGACCTGGAGGTCGTCGACCTGCGTTCCCTGGTGCCGTTCGACGACGAGACGGTCTGCGCGTCGGTGCGGCGCACCGGCCGGGCGGTCGTCGTCCATGAGTCGACCGGGTTCGGCGGCCCAGGCGGAGAGATCGCGGCCAGGGTGACCGAGCGTTGCTTCCACCATCTGGAGGCGCCGGTCCTCCGGGTCGCCGGTTTCGACATCCCGTATCCGCCGCCGATGCTGGAGCGGCATCATCTGCCGGGAGTGGACCGCGTACTGGACGCGGTGGCGCGGCTGCAGTGGGAGGCGGCGAGCTGA
- the pdhA gene encoding pyruvate dehydrogenase (acetyl-transferring) E1 component subunit alpha, which produces MTVQELPGSAAAAYRPTPPPAWQPRTDPAPLLPDPEPYRVLGTEAAASADPELLLRLYAELVRGRRYNAQATALTKQGRLAVYPSSTGQEACEVGAALALEERDWLFPSYRDTLAAVARGLDPVQALTLLRGDWHTGYDPHEHRVAPLCTPLATQLPHAVGLAHAARLKGDDVVALAMVGDGGTSEGDFHEALNFAAVWNAPVVFLVQNNGFAISVPLAKQTAAPSLAHKAVGYGMPGRLVDGNDAVAVHEVLGQAVARARRGGGPTLIEAVTYRMDAHTNADDATRYRADSEVETWRAHDPIQLLERELTERGLLDDGTRQAAAEAAETMAADLRERMNADPVLNPMDLFEHVYARQTTQLREQAALLRAELDAEEEAR; this is translated from the coding sequence ATGACGGTCCAGGAGCTGCCCGGTTCCGCTGCCGCCGCCTACCGGCCCACACCGCCCCCGGCGTGGCAGCCACGCACCGACCCTGCGCCGCTGCTCCCCGATCCCGAGCCGTACCGCGTGCTCGGCACGGAAGCCGCCGCCTCCGCCGACCCCGAGCTACTGCTCCGGCTCTACGCGGAGCTGGTGCGTGGCCGCAGGTACAACGCGCAGGCCACCGCGCTCACCAAGCAGGGCCGGCTCGCCGTCTACCCGTCGAGCACCGGGCAGGAGGCCTGCGAGGTCGGTGCCGCGCTCGCGCTCGAGGAGCGGGACTGGCTCTTCCCGAGCTACCGCGACACCCTCGCGGCCGTGGCCCGCGGCCTGGACCCGGTCCAGGCCCTGACGCTGCTGCGCGGCGACTGGCACACCGGATACGACCCGCACGAGCACCGTGTCGCGCCGCTGTGCACCCCGCTGGCCACGCAGCTCCCCCACGCGGTGGGACTCGCGCACGCCGCCCGGCTCAAGGGCGACGACGTCGTGGCGCTGGCCATGGTCGGTGACGGCGGCACCAGCGAGGGCGACTTCCACGAGGCGCTGAACTTCGCCGCCGTGTGGAACGCGCCGGTGGTCTTCCTCGTGCAGAACAACGGCTTCGCGATCTCCGTTCCGCTGGCCAAGCAGACCGCTGCACCCTCCCTCGCCCACAAGGCCGTCGGTTACGGCATGCCGGGCCGGCTCGTCGACGGCAACGACGCGGTCGCGGTGCACGAGGTGCTCGGCCAGGCCGTTGCCCGCGCACGTCGCGGCGGCGGACCCACCCTGATCGAGGCGGTCACGTATCGCATGGACGCCCACACCAACGCGGACGACGCCACCCGCTACCGCGCGGACAGCGAGGTCGAGACCTGGCGCGCGCACGACCCGATCCAGCTCCTCGAGCGGGAGCTGACCGAGCGGGGACTGCTCGACGACGGGACCAGGCAGGCCGCCGCCGAGGCGGCGGAGACCATGGCGGCCGATCTCCGGGAGCGGATGAACGCCGACCCGGTGCTGAACCCGATGGATCTTTTCGAGCACGTCTACGCCCGGCAGACCACGCAGCTGCGTGAGCAGGCCGCGCTGCTCCGGGCCGAGCTGGACGCTGAGGAAGAGGCACGATGA
- a CDS encoding TetR/AcrR family transcriptional regulator encodes MTTARRDAYTPETLLTVAVRIFNERGYDGTSMEHLSKAAGISKSSIYHHVAGKEELLRRAVSRALDSLFAILDENGARRGRAIERVEYVTRRTVEVLVVELPYVTLLLRVRGNTKTERWALERRREFDQRVADLLKAAAADGDLRADVDIRLATRLLFGMVNSLVEWYRPHPGGGYDADQVAETVVQLAFDGLRTDS; translated from the coding sequence ATGACCACGGCCAGGCGCGACGCGTACACGCCGGAGACGCTGCTGACGGTCGCGGTGCGGATCTTCAACGAGCGTGGCTACGACGGTACGTCCATGGAGCACCTGTCGAAGGCGGCCGGTATCTCCAAATCGTCGATCTACCACCACGTCGCGGGCAAGGAGGAGTTGCTGCGCAGGGCCGTCAGCCGGGCGCTGGACTCCTTGTTCGCGATCCTCGACGAGAACGGCGCCCGGCGGGGCCGCGCCATCGAGCGGGTGGAGTACGTCACCCGGCGGACCGTCGAGGTGCTGGTGGTTGAACTGCCCTACGTGACCCTGCTGCTGCGCGTCAGAGGGAACACGAAGACCGAACGCTGGGCGCTCGAGCGGCGCCGCGAGTTCGACCAGCGCGTCGCGGACCTGCTGAAGGCGGCCGCGGCGGACGGCGACCTTCGCGCCGACGTCGACATCCGGCTGGCGACGCGGCTGCTCTTCGGCATGGTGAACTCCCTGGTCGAGTGGTACCGCCCGCATCCGGGCGGCGGCTACGACGCCGACCAGGTGGCGGAGACGGTCGTGCAACTCGCCTTCGACGGGCTGCGCACGGACTCCTGA
- a CDS encoding 3-hydroxyacyl-CoA dehydrogenase: MTAIGTSRTVAVVGTGTMGQGIAQVALVAGHPVRLHDAVPGRAQEAAETIGGRLDRLVEKGRMTPAERDAARGRLLPATDISELADAALVVEAVLEQLTVKQELFTALEKTVADDCLLATNTSSLSVTAVAGALRRPGRFVGLHFFNPAPLLPLVEVVSGHATDEAAAERALATAAAWGKTPVRCADTPGFIVNRIARPFYAEAFAVHEERGADPATIDAVLRECGGFRMGAFELTDLIGQDVNEAVTRSVWDSFFQSPKFTPSLAQRRLVESGRHGRKSGHGWFSYAQGAERPRPQTQPPAAAPTSVVVQGDLGPAEPLAELIERAGITVHRGEGDGCISLPGGAELGLVDGETSFEFDDGIVYFDLALDYEKATRIALSTSESTLRNMPGAVAEAVGLFQALGKDVSLIGDVPGMIVARTVAMLADFAADAVDRGVASGPDIDTAMKLGVNYPAGPLEWGEKLGFQRVRALLDALHERYPTGRYAPSLATARRACADNDEAGS; the protein is encoded by the coding sequence ATGACCGCGATCGGCACGAGCCGCACCGTCGCCGTCGTCGGCACCGGAACCATGGGCCAGGGGATCGCGCAGGTGGCCCTGGTCGCCGGCCACCCCGTACGTCTCCACGACGCCGTTCCCGGCCGGGCCCAAGAGGCGGCGGAGACGATCGGCGGGCGCCTGGACCGGCTCGTCGAGAAGGGGCGGATGACGCCCGCGGAACGCGACGCCGCCCGCGGCCGGCTGCTCCCCGCCACGGACATCTCGGAGCTCGCCGACGCGGCACTCGTCGTCGAGGCCGTCCTGGAACAGCTCACGGTCAAACAGGAGCTGTTCACGGCGCTGGAGAAGACCGTCGCCGACGATTGCCTCCTCGCCACCAACACGTCCTCCCTTTCCGTCACGGCCGTCGCCGGCGCGCTGCGCAGACCAGGCCGCTTCGTCGGACTGCACTTCTTCAATCCGGCGCCCCTCCTCCCCCTCGTCGAGGTCGTCAGCGGCCACGCGACCGACGAGGCGGCGGCCGAACGGGCCCTGGCCACCGCCGCCGCCTGGGGCAAGACCCCCGTGCGCTGCGCGGACACGCCCGGCTTCATCGTCAACCGCATCGCGCGCCCCTTCTACGCGGAGGCGTTCGCCGTCCACGAGGAGCGTGGCGCCGACCCCGCCACCATCGACGCGGTGCTGCGCGAGTGCGGCGGATTCCGGATGGGGGCGTTCGAGCTGACCGATCTGATCGGCCAGGACGTCAATGAAGCGGTCACCCGTTCCGTCTGGGACTCCTTCTTCCAGAGCCCCAAGTTCACGCCGTCGCTGGCACAGCGCCGGCTCGTCGAGTCGGGCCGCCACGGCCGCAAGTCCGGGCACGGCTGGTTCTCGTACGCACAGGGCGCCGAGCGCCCCCGACCGCAGACCCAGCCGCCCGCCGCGGCCCCCACGAGCGTGGTCGTGCAAGGCGACCTCGGACCCGCGGAGCCGTTGGCGGAACTGATCGAGCGGGCCGGAATCACCGTCCACCGCGGGGAGGGCGACGGCTGCATATCCCTCCCCGGCGGCGCGGAGCTCGGCCTGGTGGACGGGGAGACGTCGTTCGAGTTCGACGACGGGATCGTCTACTTCGACCTCGCCCTCGACTACGAGAAGGCGACGCGTATCGCCCTTTCCACCTCCGAGAGCACGCTCAGGAACATGCCCGGCGCGGTGGCGGAGGCCGTCGGCCTCTTCCAGGCCCTCGGCAAGGACGTCTCGCTGATCGGAGACGTACCCGGCATGATCGTCGCACGTACGGTGGCGATGCTGGCGGACTTCGCTGCCGACGCGGTCGACCGCGGTGTCGCTTCCGGCCCGGACATCGACACCGCGATGAAGCTCGGCGTCAACTACCCGGCCGGACCGCTGGAGTGGGGCGAGAAGCTCGGCTTCCAGCGGGTGCGTGCGCTGCTCGACGCCCTTCACGAGCGCTACCCCACCGGCCGTTACGCACCGTCCCTGGCGACCGCTCGCCGCGCCTGCGCCGACAACGACGAGGCGGGCAGCTGA
- a CDS encoding NTP transferase domain-containing protein, which translates to MTATTAYDAIVLAGGAAKRLGGADKPAVSVGGRALLDRVLAACRDAGRTVVVGGRRPTARPVVWAREEPPGGGPLAALDAGVRHTSAASLLVLSADLPFLREGTVRRLVDGLDARDGEGVVLTDADGRDQPLVAAYRAEPLRRELALLAAEYGSLSGLPLRLLTRELDLARIETDPLASFDCDTWEDISTARARIREHVNVLDEWINAVKDELGIELDVDTHVLLDLARDAAHGVARPAAPLTTFLVGYAAAKAEGGPEAVVEAARKAAALAARWAAEADQSARPDEPAPGASGGDAAR; encoded by the coding sequence ATGACCGCGACTACCGCGTACGACGCCATCGTGCTCGCCGGAGGTGCCGCCAAGCGGCTGGGCGGGGCGGACAAGCCGGCGGTGAGCGTGGGCGGGCGGGCCCTGCTCGACCGTGTTCTGGCGGCCTGCCGCGACGCCGGCCGCACCGTGGTCGTCGGCGGGCGCAGGCCCACCGCGCGCCCTGTCGTGTGGGCGCGCGAGGAGCCCCCGGGCGGCGGCCCGCTGGCCGCGCTCGACGCCGGCGTGCGGCACACCTCGGCCGCGTCACTCCTCGTGCTCTCGGCCGATCTCCCGTTCCTCCGTGAGGGGACGGTGCGCCGACTGGTCGACGGGCTCGACGCGCGGGACGGCGAAGGAGTCGTGCTGACCGACGCCGACGGCCGTGATCAGCCCCTGGTGGCCGCTTACCGCGCCGAGCCCCTCCGACGTGAACTTGCTCTCCTCGCGGCCGAGTACGGGAGCCTTTCCGGGTTGCCGCTGCGTCTACTGACCCGGGAACTGGACCTGGCCCGGATCGAGACCGACCCCCTCGCGTCCTTCGACTGCGACACCTGGGAGGACATCTCAACAGCCCGGGCCCGCATCAGGGAGCATGTGAACGTGCTGGACGAATGGATCAACGCAGTCAAGGACGAGCTCGGCATCGAGCTGGACGTCGACACCCATGTCCTTCTCGACCTCGCCCGCGACGCCGCCCACGGCGTCGCGCGCCCCGCCGCACCGCTGACCACCTTCCTGGTGGGCTACGCGGCGGCCAAGGCAGAGGGTGGACCTGAGGCTGTCGTGGAGGCTGCCCGCAAGGCGGCCGCGCTGGCTGCACGCTGGGCGGCGGAGGCGGACCAGAGCGCCCGGCCGGACGAGCCGGCACCGGGCGCGAGCGGTGGTGACGCAGCCCGATGA
- a CDS encoding dihydrolipoamide acetyltransferase family protein codes for MAQVLEFKLPDLGEGLTEAEIVRWLVSVGDVVAIDQPVVEVETAKAMVEVPCPYGGVVTARFGEEGTELPVGAPLITVAVGATETTGADASVAGGGAATTRPEASPSSGDTAESSGNVLVGYGTGAPAARRRRIRPTAPTVPVGEQAHGSGRAGRTTEDTAGAPAPAQVRSSTTAGGRSAVAPGQVHGATAVAQDGPVAVISPLVRKLAREHDVDLRSLTGSGPDGLILRADVERALRAPETVPATTAAATTAGKAQGERVPLRGVRGAVADKLSRSRREIPDATCWVDADATELMAARAAMNAAGGPKISLLALLARICTAALERHPELNSTVDMDAREIVRLPGVHLGFAAQTDRGLVVPVVKDAHKRSAESLTAEFARLTETARQGALTPADLTGGTFTLNNYGVFGVDGSTPIINHPEAAMLGVGRIVPKPWVHQGELAVRQVVQLSLTFDHRVCDGGTAGGFLRYVADCVEHPSVLLRTL; via the coding sequence ATGGCTCAGGTGCTCGAATTCAAGCTTCCCGATCTCGGGGAAGGGCTCACCGAGGCGGAGATCGTCCGCTGGCTGGTCTCGGTCGGCGACGTGGTCGCGATCGACCAGCCTGTCGTCGAGGTCGAGACGGCCAAGGCCATGGTGGAAGTGCCCTGCCCGTACGGCGGTGTGGTGACCGCCCGCTTCGGCGAGGAGGGCACGGAGCTGCCCGTCGGCGCACCGCTGATCACCGTGGCGGTAGGAGCGACGGAGACCACCGGCGCGGACGCCTCCGTCGCCGGTGGTGGCGCGGCGACCACGCGTCCGGAAGCGTCCCCGTCGTCCGGGGACACCGCGGAGTCGTCCGGCAACGTATTGGTCGGCTACGGGACGGGCGCTCCCGCGGCGCGGCGACGCCGTATCCGGCCGACGGCCCCGACGGTTCCCGTCGGGGAGCAGGCGCACGGGTCCGGTCGGGCCGGCAGGACGACGGAGGACACGGCAGGGGCGCCGGCTCCGGCGCAGGTCCGGTCGTCCACCACGGCCGGTGGGAGGTCCGCCGTCGCACCGGGCCAGGTCCATGGCGCCACCGCCGTGGCGCAGGACGGTCCAGTGGCCGTCATCTCTCCCTTGGTCCGCAAGCTCGCACGCGAGCACGACGTGGATCTGCGGTCGCTCACCGGCTCGGGTCCCGACGGCCTGATCCTGCGGGCCGACGTCGAGCGTGCACTGCGTGCTCCCGAGACGGTCCCCGCGACGACCGCTGCCGCGACGACGGCCGGCAAGGCGCAGGGCGAGCGCGTCCCGCTGCGTGGGGTACGCGGCGCGGTGGCCGACAAGCTGTCCCGCAGCCGCCGGGAGATCCCGGACGCCACTTGCTGGGTCGACGCCGACGCGACCGAACTGATGGCCGCACGAGCGGCGATGAACGCCGCGGGCGGACCCAAGATCTCGCTGCTGGCGCTGCTGGCCCGCATCTGCACGGCCGCCCTGGAGCGCCACCCCGAGCTCAACTCCACGGTGGACATGGACGCCCGGGAGATCGTGCGGCTGCCCGGGGTCCATCTCGGTTTCGCGGCGCAGACCGACCGTGGCCTGGTCGTTCCGGTCGTGAAGGATGCCCACAAGCGCTCGGCCGAGTCGCTGACGGCCGAGTTCGCCAGGCTCACAGAGACAGCCCGCCAAGGGGCGCTCACCCCGGCGGACCTGACCGGCGGCACGTTCACGCTGAACAATTACGGAGTGTTCGGTGTGGACGGATCCACGCCGATCATCAACCACCCCGAAGCCGCGATGCTCGGCGTCGGCAGGATCGTGCCGAAGCCGTGGGTGCACCAGGGCGAACTGGCCGTCCGGCAGGTCGTCCAGCTCTCGCTCACGTTCGACCACCGGGTCTGCGACGGCGGCACCGCGGGAGGATTCCTGCGCTACGTCGCCGATTGTGTGGAGCACCCGTCGGTGCTGCTCCGCACCCTCTAG
- the paaN gene encoding phenylacetic acid degradation protein PaaN yields the protein MQLTETHRPTLDQALETIRTRAYWSPHPEHPKAYGESAPADGLAAFEALRGSRFDLDQPGTDGWTGGEVSPYGPELGIEYPHPDLDVLLPAMRAGTAGWREAGPETRALVCLEILSRISARTHEFAHAVMHTSGQAFMMAFQAGGPHAQDRGLEAVAYAYAEQTRTPAAADWSKPQGKRDPLQLRKTFTTTGRGIALVIGCNTFPTWNGYPGLFASLATGNPVLVKPHPRAVLPLALTVKVAREVLAEAGFDPNLVCLAVERPDEGIAKILATRPEIKIIDYTGSTAFGDWLEANARQAQVYTEKAGVNTIVIDSTDDYKGMLSNLAFSLSLYSGQMCTTPQNVLIPRDGITTESGPKSYDEVAADLAAAVGGLLGDDARANALLGALVNPDVKARLEAAADLGEVALESREVPNPDFPGATVRTPVIVKLDGARKYWESADTEPAYLSECFGPVSFAVAVDSTADALDLLRRTVREKGAMTVGAYTTSAETERAIEDVCFEESAQLSLNLTGGVYVNQTAAFSDFHGSGGNPAANAALCDAAFVANRFRVVEVRRQA from the coding sequence ATGCAGCTGACCGAGACCCACCGGCCCACGCTCGACCAGGCCCTCGAGACGATCCGTACGCGGGCGTACTGGTCTCCGCACCCCGAGCATCCCAAGGCCTACGGCGAGAGCGCGCCCGCCGACGGCCTGGCCGCCTTCGAGGCGCTTCGGGGCTCCCGTTTCGACCTGGACCAGCCGGGCACCGACGGCTGGACCGGAGGCGAGGTCTCTCCGTACGGACCGGAGCTGGGGATCGAGTATCCGCACCCGGACCTGGACGTGCTGCTGCCCGCGATGCGCGCCGGGACGGCGGGCTGGCGCGAGGCCGGCCCCGAGACGCGTGCGCTCGTCTGCCTGGAGATCCTCTCCCGGATCAGCGCCCGCACCCATGAGTTCGCGCACGCGGTGATGCACACCAGCGGGCAGGCCTTCATGATGGCGTTCCAGGCCGGCGGCCCGCACGCCCAGGACCGTGGTTTGGAGGCCGTGGCGTACGCGTACGCGGAGCAGACCCGCACCCCCGCCGCCGCGGACTGGTCCAAGCCCCAGGGCAAGCGCGACCCGCTGCAGCTGCGGAAGACGTTCACGACCACCGGACGCGGCATCGCGCTGGTGATCGGCTGCAACACCTTCCCGACGTGGAACGGCTACCCGGGCCTGTTCGCCTCTTTGGCCACGGGCAACCCGGTCCTGGTGAAGCCGCACCCCCGTGCCGTGCTCCCGCTGGCCCTCACCGTGAAGGTGGCCCGCGAGGTGCTCGCCGAGGCCGGCTTCGACCCGAACCTGGTCTGCCTCGCCGTCGAGCGCCCGGACGAGGGCATCGCGAAGATCCTGGCGACGCGCCCCGAAATCAAGATCATCGACTACACCGGCTCCACCGCCTTCGGCGACTGGCTGGAGGCCAACGCCCGTCAGGCGCAGGTCTACACGGAGAAGGCCGGCGTCAACACGATCGTCATCGACTCCACCGACGACTACAAGGGAATGCTGTCCAACCTGGCCTTCTCGCTGTCCCTGTACAGCGGCCAGATGTGCACCACCCCGCAGAACGTACTGATCCCCAGGGACGGCATCACCACCGAGTCGGGCCCCAAGAGCTACGACGAGGTGGCCGCGGACCTGGCGGCCGCCGTGGGCGGTCTTCTCGGCGACGACGCCCGGGCGAACGCGCTGCTGGGCGCCCTGGTCAACCCCGATGTGAAGGCGCGGCTGGAGGCGGCGGCCGACCTGGGCGAGGTGGCCCTCGAGTCGCGGGAGGTGCCCAACCCCGACTTCCCGGGCGCGACGGTACGGACCCCCGTGATCGTGAAGCTCGACGGCGCCCGTAAGTACTGGGAGTCGGCGGACACCGAGCCCGCGTATCTCTCCGAGTGCTTCGGCCCGGTCTCCTTCGCGGTGGCCGTGGACTCCACGGCCGACGCCCTTGATCTCCTGCGCCGCACGGTCCGTGAGAAGGGTGCGATGACGGTCGGGGCGTACACCACGTCCGCGGAGACCGAGCGCGCGATCGAAGATGTCTGTTTCGAGGAGTCGGCGCAGCTCTCGTTGAACCTGACCGGCGGGGTGTACGTCAACCAGACCGCCGCGTTCTCCGACTTCCACGGCTCCGGCGGCAACCCCGCCGCGAACGCGGCCCTGTGCGACGCCGCGTTCGTCGCCAACCGGTTCCGTGTGGTGGAGGTCCGCCGCCAGGCCTGA
- a CDS encoding Lrp/AsnC family transcriptional regulator, protein MADGGDRTGQSPPPRPLDAIDRDILRMLQTDGRASIRSVADRVHVSRANAYARINRLIDDGVIRGFSARVNHERAGQGASAYITLKIVQNSWRTVREQLQALPGAAHIALVSGDFDVLLLVHTPDNRTLRELVLTRLQSIPEVLSTRTLLVFEETDLDPGPGPAPGSGPAPGPGPAPGSGATAGLDADPL, encoded by the coding sequence ATGGCCGACGGCGGGGACCGCACAGGGCAGAGCCCTCCGCCGCGCCCGCTGGACGCCATCGACCGCGACATCCTGCGCATGCTCCAGACGGACGGGCGCGCCTCCATACGCTCCGTCGCCGACCGGGTGCACGTGTCCCGCGCCAACGCGTACGCCCGGATCAACCGGCTGATCGACGACGGCGTGATCCGCGGTTTCAGCGCGCGGGTGAACCACGAGCGGGCGGGCCAGGGGGCCTCGGCCTACATCACCCTCAAGATCGTGCAGAACTCGTGGCGGACGGTCAGGGAACAGCTGCAGGCGCTCCCGGGCGCCGCCCACATCGCGCTCGTCAGCGGAGACTTCGACGTCCTTCTGCTGGTGCACACGCCTGACAACCGCACCTTGCGTGAGCTGGTCCTGACCAGGCTCCAGTCCATCCCGGAGGTGCTGTCGACCCGGACGCTGCTGGTGTTCGAGGAGACGGACCTCGACCCCGGCCCCGGCCCGGCTCCCGGTTCCGGTCCGGCTCCCGGCCCCGGCCCGGCTCCCGGTTCCGGGGCGACGGCGGGCCTGGACGCCGATCCGCTCTGA